Below is a genomic region from Pseudomonas extremaustralis.
GCGAGGTCAATACGGTAAAGATCGACGGGTCCGGGTGGTCGAAACTCACGGTACCGATGGTGTTGAAACGGCGCAGGTCGTATTTGTACGGCACGTTATTGCCGTGCCAGGCGACCACGTTCAACGGCGAATGGTCGAGTTCGCAGGCCCACAGTTCACCGAGGAATTTCTGGACCAGGGTCGTCGGTTGCCTGAGGTCTTCGTAGTGGGCGACCGGGGTGAGGAAATCGCGCGGGTTGGCCAGGCCGTTGCTGCCGATGGGGCCAAGGTCCGGCAGGCGCAGCGGCGCGCCGTGGTTTTCGGCGACGTAGCCGCGCGCTTGCGCATCCAGCAGTTCGACGCGGAATTTCAGGCCGCGTGGCAGTACGACGATTTCCAGCGGCTCGACGTCCAGCACGCCCAGTTCGGTGGCAATCCGCAGGCGACCCTGCTCAGGCACGATCAACAGTTCGCCGTCGGCATTAAAGAACACCCGCTGCATCGAGCGGTTAGCGCGGTAGGTGTGGATGCTGATGCCCGAGGGCGTTTGCGATCCCGAATTGGCGGCCATGCCCACCAGCCCATCAATGAAGTCCGTCGGTTCAGCGGGAATATCCAGCGGGTTCCAGCGCAGCCGGTTCGGCGTCACCGCCCCCAGCGGCCCGCCGGCCAATTGCCGTGCCAGCTTGACGAATGCCGGGTGGTTGGCCGATGGCTGGATGCGATACAGCCAGGTCCGGCGTGCTTCGCTGCGCGCCATGGTGAAGGCCGTGCCGGAGAACAGTTCGGTGTACAGCCCATAGGGGGCTTTTTGCGGGGAGTTCTGGCCGACCGGCAGCGCGCCGGGCAAGGCTTCGCTGGCGAATTCATTGCCAAAACCCGAAAGGTATTCGAGGTTCATGGATCATCCTCTGTGCGCAAGTTGTTTTTATCGTAATCCAGTTACGCACAACGTAATTTGATCGCTATCGACCGTCAAGCTATAAAGACGCCCATTCATCTCTCGGATTCTCGCCCCTCCATGGAAAAGCCCCGCGACACCGGTAAACAGAAAGTCCGCTCGGCCGAAGTGGGCACCGATATCCTCAAGGCCCTGGCCGAACTATCCCCCGCCACTTCGCTGTCGCGCCTGGCCGAGCATGTGCAGATGCCGGCGAGCAAGGTCCACCGCTACCTGCAGGCGTTGATCGCCTCGGGGTTTGCCGAACAGAACAGCGCCACCAACCACTACGGCCTGGGCCGCGAAGCCTTGCGCGTGGGCCTGGCCGCGCTGGGCAGCATCGATGTGCTGAAGGTCGGCGCGATGCCCCTGGCGCAACTGCGCGACGAGTTGAATGAAACCTGCTTCCTGGCGGTCTGGGGCAATCAGGGCGCGACCGTGGTGCAGATCGAACCGGCGGTGCGCGCGGTGACGGTAGTGACGCAGTTGGGTTCGGTCTTGCCGCTGCTCGGCTCGTCCACCGGGCTGGTGTTCAGCGCGTTCCTGCCATCGCGGGAAACCGTCGAGTTGCGTGAGCGCGAGATCCAGGCCGGTATCGCCCATGCGTTGGTGGACGATCAGGCCTACGCAACTTTGTGCAAACAGATCCGCAGCCGTGGCCTGCACTTTGTGCATGGTTTGCTGATGCCTGGGGTGGATGCGTTGTCCGCGCCGGTGTTCAACGCGGTCGGGCACGTGGCGGCGGTGATGACCGTGGTCGGCCCCACTTCGCTGTTCCATGCCGATGAAGACGGCCCGGCGGCCCAGCGTTTGCTGGCGGCGACGCAGGCCGTGAGCTGGCGGATGGGCTATCA
It encodes:
- a CDS encoding IclR family transcriptional regulator, coding for MEKPRDTGKQKVRSAEVGTDILKALAELSPATSLSRLAEHVQMPASKVHRYLQALIASGFAEQNSATNHYGLGREALRVGLAALGSIDVLKVGAMPLAQLRDELNETCFLAVWGNQGATVVQIEPAVRAVTVVTQLGSVLPLLGSSTGLVFSAFLPSRETVELREREIQAGIAHALVDDQAYATLCKQIRSRGLHFVHGLLMPGVDALSAPVFNAVGHVAAVMTVVGPTSLFHADEDGPAAQRLLAATQAVSWRMGYQP
- the hmgA gene encoding homogentisate 1,2-dioxygenase — translated: MNLEYLSGFGNEFASEALPGALPVGQNSPQKAPYGLYTELFSGTAFTMARSEARRTWLYRIQPSANHPAFVKLARQLAGGPLGAVTPNRLRWNPLDIPAEPTDFIDGLVGMAANSGSQTPSGISIHTYRANRSMQRVFFNADGELLIVPEQGRLRIATELGVLDVEPLEIVVLPRGLKFRVELLDAQARGYVAENHGAPLRLPDLGPIGSNGLANPRDFLTPVAHYEDLRQPTTLVQKFLGELWACELDHSPLNVVAWHGNNVPYKYDLRRFNTIGTVSFDHPDPSIFTVLTSPTSVHGLANLDFVIFPPRWMVAENTFRPPWFHRNLMNEYMGLIQGAYDAKAEGFVPGGASLHSCMSAHGPDGETCTKAINVDLAPHKIDNTMAFMFETSQVLRPTQFALECPQLQPAYDACWASLPITFNPNRR